Below is a window of Enterococcus gilvus ATCC BAA-350 DNA.
TTACGAAAAAAATTGAAAGAATCGGTAACAGTAATCTGATAAATGTAACCGAGGTCTTGGAATTTAAACTATAAAGGGGAAAATAATAAAATGAAATACTTAAAATTTGAAGGGAAGGATAATACAACATTTGATAGAGATTTAAATTATCGCTATTATAATCAAATCTACAAAAATCAAGAATTAGTAATTGATAAAGACTTGAGATTAATGCTAAAAAATAGACTCGATAATGGATTTAAGAAAGAAAAATTAAGCAAACAATCAGCAACTATCGATAATATGATTAATAATTTAGACTTGCTACAATCAATCGAACAACTACAATCAATCATTAATCAATATCCGATAATTAATAAAAACTTTGATAAATCAGCTTTTATTGATACTTTAGATATACAAGTGTTGATGTTTAAATTAGTAAATATCAAAGTAGATGACGACTTGAACATTGAAAGCTTTGAAATACTAGCTAAATATATTGTCAATAATCAAAACAAAGAATCCGAAATAAACACAGCAAGAAATATACTATATAACATAATTAAATCTGATGATTACTCACTAGCACTTTTCCAAAAAATTATTGGGAAATCGAGAAGAAGGTTAGATAGTGATTTAGTTAAAGTTACTAATGTTAAATATACTGCAGATGACAAATTTAAGTTAAATACTGTTAATCTGACTTTTCTATTTTAAAATAAGAATCTATACAAACATTGATATGATAGTTTTTATTATCAAAGTGTTGTTCAAATTTGACTATAGATTAAGAAGATGCTATTAATGATTATAGATAAAAATATTGTATCTTATAGAATATAATAAAAAGGAGTGAGTTTTAAAAAATGAAAAAAGTAGATATTGATGTATTAAATTATGTAGAAAAAATGGTGGAGAAAGGAACGAATGTAAGCTTCGAAAAGATTCACAATGAAGGCTTTGAAACACCATTGATTCAGATTATTGTTAAAAATGGCGGAATCAAAGAATTTATACAATATGATTACGAGCATATCAATTCATTAGATGATTTGAAAGAACATTTAGATACACAAATAAGCTATTTTAATAGCCAAATATGTAAAAGCTCTTATTAATTTAAGAGCTTTTAGACAATAAATGGAGGGAGGTAAATTGAAAGGAAATAAAAAATTAAAGATAGCTTTAGTATTAACAAGTCTAATTAGTGTTAGTTTAACAAGCTTTGTAGCTTATCAACAATTTAACAATAATAATAATAATGAAAAAGGTAAAACTATTGAAACAACTATATTTACTGAAAATATTGATATACCAGAAAATACTGAAACAACAAAAGAATTTAAATGTCCGATTAATGATTTGGAAACTTTTAAAAATGCTGATGGAATAGAAGTCTTCAGCTATTATGTCAATCAAGATTGTGATGAAATAGTTATTGATAGTTATGTTGCAAGTGATTATATAGCAGATTTACAAATACCTGAAAAAATTAAGGATATTGAGGTAACAGCTATTAGGGATAGAGCATTTGCTAATGTTACTTTTAAATCAATAAAATTACCTGATAGCATTAGATATATTGGAAAAGAAGCCTTTAGAGAATCAGACATTAAAGAGCTAATTTTGCCTAAAAACTTAGAGGTGATTGACAACAGAGCTTTTCAATATGCAAACAATTTAGAAGGAACTTTAGAAATTCCTGAAAATGTTAGATATATCGGTCAAAATGCTTTCCAGTCAAATTATCTAACAAACATTATTTTTCCT
It encodes the following:
- a CDS encoding leucine-rich repeat domain-containing protein: MKGNKKLKIALVLTSLISVSLTSFVAYQQFNNNNNNEKGKTIETTIFTENIDIPENTETTKEFKCPINDLETFKNADGIEVFSYYVNQDCDEIVIDSYVASDYIADLQIPEKIKDIEVTAIRDRAFANVTFKSIKLPDSIRYIGKEAFRESDIKELILPKNLEVIDNRAFQYANNLEGTLEIPENVRYIGQNAFQSNYLTNIIFPESLEVIEDGAFLYSELENVEFKGNGKNLKKIGVDAFSVAKVDNKIDVRAFENLEIYDFNNPILYFDEEILNEGVID